From the genome of Gammaproteobacteria bacterium, one region includes:
- a CDS encoding four-helix bundle copper-binding protein has product MDCAQICRLASGYMARDSELARVICEVCAQVCEMCGEECPKYSMEHCQQCAAACRRCAEECRRMVAATPKPRAGQSAQIPAH; this is encoded by the coding sequence ATGGATTGCGCGCAGATTTGCCGGCTGGCAAGCGGGTATATGGCGCGTGACAGCGAGTTGGCGAGGGTCATTTGTGAGGTGTGCGCGCAAGTTTGCGAAATGTGCGGCGAGGAGTGCCCCAAGTACTCGATGGAGCATTGCCAACAGTGCGCCGCCGCCTGCCGCCGTTGCGCCGAGGAATGCCGGCGCATGGTAGCGGCGACGCCTAAGCCCCGCGCTGGCCAGAGCGCACAGATACCAGCCCACTGA